In a genomic window of Stakelama saccharophila:
- a CDS encoding LacI family DNA-binding transcriptional regulator, producing the protein MTTIIQVAAVAGVSTATVSRVLSQPHRVAEPTRRRVLEVVESLGYSPNVAARSLRTLRAAKILLTVPDISNPFFASVIRGAEEAARDVGYAIVVGDTRHDPEIEDQYAEMLARREVDGLIFLGHRLPASLAPLMTRDGAAAPIVNGCEYSPDIGVPSVHIDNAAASSDAVEHLIGLDHRDIGIITGPPISPLTRDRLAGATRTAERHGLADRLQVRIGDYSANAAFDHTGDLLDRGVTAIFCFSDEMAIGAMSAIDEAGLSCPEDVSIIGFDDLPLARFFHPALTTVAQPKGLIGRRAVELLVAILSGDELPDRQVTLDHELIVRKSTARRRPNAQVTGDVHAY; encoded by the coding sequence ATGACAACGATCATCCAGGTCGCCGCGGTCGCCGGCGTTTCCACCGCCACGGTATCGCGCGTGCTCAGCCAGCCGCACCGCGTGGCCGAACCGACGCGCCGCCGCGTGCTGGAGGTGGTCGAATCGCTGGGCTATTCCCCCAACGTCGCCGCGCGCAGCCTGCGCACGCTGCGCGCGGCGAAGATCCTGCTGACAGTGCCCGACATTTCCAATCCGTTCTTCGCGAGCGTCATCCGCGGCGCCGAAGAAGCCGCACGCGACGTCGGCTACGCGATCGTGGTGGGCGACACCCGACACGATCCCGAGATCGAAGATCAATATGCCGAAATGCTCGCGCGGCGCGAGGTCGACGGTCTGATCTTCCTCGGCCACCGGCTTCCGGCGAGCCTGGCGCCCCTGATGACGCGCGACGGCGCCGCCGCGCCGATCGTCAATGGCTGCGAATACAGCCCCGATATCGGCGTTCCCAGCGTGCATATCGACAATGCCGCCGCGAGCAGCGACGCTGTCGAGCATCTGATCGGCCTCGACCACCGCGACATCGGCATCATCACCGGCCCGCCGATCAGCCCCCTCACCCGCGACCGGCTCGCCGGGGCGACACGCACCGCGGAGCGCCACGGGCTGGCGGATCGCCTCCAGGTCCGCATCGGCGACTATTCCGCGAACGCCGCGTTTGACCATACCGGTGACCTGCTGGATCGCGGAGTCACGGCGATCTTCTGCTTCAGCGATGAAATGGCGATCGGCGCGATGAGCGCGATCGACGAAGCGGGCCTGTCCTGCCCGGAAGACGTCTCGATCATCGGCTTCGACGACCTGCCCCTCGCCCGCTTCTTCCACCCTGCATTGACGACCGTCGCCCAGCCCAAGGGGCTGATCGGCCGCCGCGCGGTCGAACTCCTCGTCGCCATTCTGAGCGGCGACGAGCTGCCGGACCGACAGGTTACCCTCGACCATGAACTGATCGTCCGGAAAAGCACCGCACGCCGCCGCCCGAACGCGCAAGTGACCGGTGACGTCCATGCTTACTGA